In Novipirellula caenicola, the genomic stretch ATGAAGATGACACAATCAATTACGCCGGCGACGACTGGCAAGTGATGCCGCCGGTTTTCGTCGATGGTAGCCAGCGGCATGTCTTGGCCAATGGTGAAGCCACCGTGCAAACGGTCAACACCAAACCGTGGCAGAATCCCTTTGCAGCGACCGATGTCGATCACAGCGGCGCAACGACTGCGTTTGATGCCTTGCTGATCATCAATCTGCTGGACCGGTTCCGAACAAGCGCCGTCGCGCTCGAGACACCGACCGACGCCACAACGCTGGCGAATCGCTACTACGATGTCAACGGAATGCTCAATAACGCCGGGCAATACGTCGCATCCGCAGCGGACGCTCTCGATGTGATCAACTTCCTCGATCTCAACAAACCGGCGCCGCTTGCATCAACGGAAACCTCGTCGCCGCCACAACCCGAAGCTGCAATTCCCAATCTGATCCCATCGAAGACGCACACGACCGCGGACGATCGAAACGAGCCGCAGCAAGCCGACCTGGTTCCAAACGATTCCCAACTAAAACGGGGTGATGATGTTGCGAATCAAGCCGCGTTATCGTTCGTGACAGAGCCAATGGCAGCCCCAATCACCAAGGCGGATTCAGTTCCGAACCAGTCGCAAGTAGACGCTCGCGATCGAGCTTTAACAGAGTTGTTTTTACGGGCCGAAATTGATTGATGCGAGATAGAGCTCGCCACATGGATAATTCGGAGGTGTCCGACGACCAAGTTTCCTGTTGTTAAACAGTCAGGCAGGGGGCATTCGGCAGGTTATCCGTTTTGGCAAACGTGGTGAAGCATTTCTGAGCCGTGTTTTACTGAGTCATCACAACCGCGTAAGCGAGGGACCGGTGCTGGCTCAAAAGTCCCTAGCTTACGCACTCGGGATATGAAAAATGCTGCAAAGCGTTATCGTTTTGGCGCTAGCCACGGTCCCCGAGCTCAACCAGAACCAGTGCCGATCAGCTAAACCTTTAGGCACGTGGTGACTTTTGGGTTGCGCAACTTTCCTGCCCCTCTCCAAAAACTATATTAGGTAAGAGCACTGACCGAGCATGTCGCGCACCGACGAATCTGCCGTTTGCACCGGACTCGCTTCCCCACGCCAAAATCCTGCTATGTTTTTGAGTGTTCCGTTTTGTGAACCTCAACTTACTACTTAATGTCGTTACTTAAACGTGAACTGCCCCCTGAGCTCTGCATAAATTCATGACAACGCAACACATATCTCCTGTTGAACCCGGTGCGTTTAATTGGGCAGACGCGGGGCACACTCTCGTTCGTGTCGCTGAGGCGATGAATTGGAAATTTGATAACATTGATGAATTTGCAAAACGCATCCAGCTTGTTGAGTACGGCCTTTCTGCAGAAGTTGAATTCGCAACACTTTTGAGCTGGCTTGGTCGATGTACACTCGCCCATCGACTTGATCAGGAAAGATTTTCAAGTAATGCTAATATTGCAATGCGCATCCCGGATCTGCTCGTTTTGTTCAGACACCTTGGTGTTGAAAAAAACGTCTTGATTGAAGTCAAAACCAGTAAGCGTGAACAGTTGGCAATACGCAGCGAAGATCTAGCTTCAATGCAGGAGTATGCAAAACGACTGTCGTTCCCACTCCTCCTCGCCTGGAAACCTCGTCGTCTTGGTCTTTGGCTGCTTGTAGACCCCGTTCACACTGTCACAAAAGGCGGGAAATCCATCCTAACTTTGGATGCGGCGATCAAAAATAACTTACTTGGCACTGTCGCGGGCGATTTCATGGTTGTCCCAAAGCCAGGTGCGGGACTATTCATAGATCTAGAGATTCGGGAAACATACAGTAAGTCCGAAAGCGGCTTTAAGGCAATGATGCAAGTGTTAAACGCGGAGTATCGAAGTGGATGCGGAGAACCTTCTCCTAAAGTCCCATGGTCGATTTCTGCAATGATCTTCGCAAACATGGAGTCACATACTTGCGTTTTAGACAATGCAATCCAGCAATCCTTCGTGGCGCGCTCGCAGGCAATGAGTGCCCAGCAAATACTTCGCACTGCCGTCGCTTTTCAGCTTAATGACCAAGATCCAGTACGCTGGCTCCACGTGGCAAAAAAACTAGAACATGTCCTTCAGAAAAAGACTTTGGAACACGAGTTGGGCAGTCACATCGGGGCATTCGTGCAGTATCTATTTCAACAACATCCGAAGAACTGGCCATCGCATTTGCCTGAGGAATGGAATTACCTACCCGATGATTCAACCATTGGGTAGCGTTCAAAAAAGGCCAAATAGGTCGCGAAATAAAATCGGTCAAACGATTTATGTCGTTCACAAACGCGACAGACCTAGCACAGCACGACCGCGCGCTGTCCGAGTTGTTCCTTCGCTCGGACATTCAATGACGCTCATGCCTTTAGCGACTTGAACGCTCGAGATGTTGCGAGATCAATTGGACCAGACGATCGGCCGAGGCGACTTCGCCGACGGTGGTGCTGGTGGGAAACATCAATTTGGGAATCGCCCCTTCGCCAGCGCGTTTGTACAGCGCCACGTGCTTGGCGATGTAATCGCTGGGGATGGATCCGCTCATGGTTTCACGAAGTTTTTCCGCATCGACCATCTGCGAAGCACGCTGAAGTGCCGCCGCGTAGTTTGGCTTGGACTCGAACATGTAATCGTGAAATTTCGGGAACGCCGTCGGGTCAACCACCCAAACCGAAATCGCCAAACGTGCCAATTCACATGATTCGGCATGCGCCGCGCCGGTTTGCCGAACCGTCGGGTTACACGCTCGGTTGAGCGGCACCGGTAAAACGATCACGGCTAACCGATCGCCATAGCGTGCTTTCGCTTGCGACAGCGCCGCGTGCGTGCGTTGACAATGAGGACAGGTGTAATCGAACAACTCGACAAATACCAATTCCGCATCCGGCTTGCCGATCAGCGGCCACTGGCGAGTGTCAAGCTTCAGCCCCCCAAGGATGCTGGCGGTACGTCGCTCGGGTTGCTTCGGCGTCGCGCTGCCAGCTGCGGCCTGGTCGACTTGCCCCGCCATCAACATGCTGGGGTTGAACAAACCGAGTGCCAACGACACGCCTGTTAAATTGGCGTTGGACTTAGGCGCTGCCGATTGGGTCGACGAGAGGGGAGCTTCGAAGAGCATCGAATCGTCGTCGGGGGTCGTCGTCGAATCAGCCGGAAGC encodes the following:
- a CDS encoding vitamin K epoxide reductase family protein: MSAADLFDRSSSSWFPFSHSHHATHGRHRGHFASVAPIKWVLLLCSSIALLSSSYLAWVSLTSSSVAGCSGGLFNCDHVLHSRWATVMSVPVSIPAILTHASILGLLLIRPMPLRWERYRWPMISFAALTAGLAALWFVGLQVFLLEHLCPYCLVAHTAGLIAAAAVLWRRPLRKSTLMKVGGASAASVALLIALQISTPAPDTFEVIQYDSPPAAIPADSSLPADSTTTPDDDSMLFEAPLSSTQSAAPKSNANLTGVSLALGLFNPSMLMAGQVDQAAAGSATPKQPERRTASILGGLKLDTRQWPLIGKPDAELVFVELFDYTCPHCQRTHAALSQAKARYGDRLAVIVLPVPLNRACNPTVRQTGAAHAESCELARLAISVWVVDPTAFPKFHDYMFESKPNYAAALQRASQMVDAEKLRETMSGSIPSDYIAKHVALYKRAGEGAIPKLMFPTSTTVGEVASADRLVQLISQHLERSSR